Proteins encoded in a region of the Flavobacterium sp. MDT1-60 genome:
- a CDS encoding OmpP1/FadL family transporter, which yields MKKILFLFITGLTFSVSHSQEVSDAVRYAQDNLTGTARFRAMGGAFGAVGGDLSALTVNPAGSAIFNNNQVGVTFSNQNIKNNSNYFGTQTSEKENSFILNQAGGVFVFNNPNNNWKKIAIGATYENTNNFNNQVFSAGTNPTNSVDQYFLTYANGIPLNIIDGLEYRDLLYNQQQAHLGYWGHVIDPVNENDPNNTQYTSNVPGGGNYYQENEIYTSGYNSKVSFNIATSFKDRIYFGANLNVHVTDFRRSSSFYEDNSNPLEPTETISNLRFNNDLYTYGNGFSFQLGAIGKVTEAFRVGIAYESNTWYELYDETSQSLQTTRQADGGQPIHETINPNIVNVYESYTLQTPAKWTFSGALVFGKSGLISVDYAIKDYSNTKYKPTSDPGFRGLNGDISNQLTSNGELRIGGEYKINRLSLRGGYRFEGSPYKNGSTIGDLNSYSGGLGYSFGATKLDLAYSYLERKSNQGFFETGFTDSANISSKLNNVSLTLLFEL from the coding sequence ATGAAAAAAATACTTTTCCTTTTTATTACAGGACTAACTTTTAGCGTCTCACATTCTCAGGAAGTATCGGATGCTGTACGTTATGCGCAAGACAATTTAACCGGAACTGCCAGATTTAGAGCTATGGGTGGTGCCTTTGGAGCTGTTGGAGGAGATTTATCTGCTTTAACCGTAAACCCTGCAGGTTCTGCAATATTCAATAACAATCAGGTTGGGGTAACTTTTAGCAATCAAAATATTAAAAACAATTCTAATTATTTTGGAACGCAAACCAGTGAGAAAGAAAACTCTTTTATTCTAAATCAGGCTGGTGGTGTTTTTGTTTTTAATAATCCAAACAACAACTGGAAAAAAATTGCGATTGGTGCCACTTATGAAAATACCAATAATTTTAATAATCAAGTTTTTTCAGCAGGTACAAATCCTACAAATTCTGTTGATCAATACTTTTTGACTTATGCAAATGGAATTCCATTAAACATCATTGACGGATTAGAATACAGAGACTTATTATACAATCAACAACAAGCACATTTAGGATACTGGGGACATGTTATTGACCCTGTCAATGAAAACGATCCAAATAACACACAATACACTTCTAATGTTCCAGGTGGCGGAAATTATTATCAGGAAAATGAAATTTATACCAGTGGCTATAATAGCAAAGTAAGTTTCAATATTGCAACATCATTTAAAGACAGAATATATTTCGGAGCAAACTTAAATGTACATGTTACAGACTTTAGAAGATCAAGCAGTTTTTATGAAGATAATAGTAATCCATTAGAACCTACAGAAACTATATCTAACTTGCGTTTTAACAATGACCTTTATACTTATGGGAATGGATTTTCTTTTCAATTAGGTGCTATAGGTAAAGTTACAGAAGCCTTCAGAGTTGGTATCGCTTACGAATCTAATACATGGTACGAACTTTACGACGAAACTTCCCAAAGCCTACAAACTACAAGACAAGCTGACGGAGGACAACCAATTCACGAGACTATCAATCCAAATATTGTAAATGTTTATGAATCTTACACTTTACAAACTCCTGCAAAATGGACTTTTAGCGGTGCTTTGGTATTTGGAAAATCAGGTTTAATCAGTGTTGATTATGCGATTAAAGATTATTCAAACACAAAATACAAACCAACAAGCGATCCGGGTTTCAGAGGATTAAATGGTGATATCAGCAATCAATTGACTAGTAATGGTGAATTAAGAATTGGTGGTGAATACAAAATAAACCGATTAAGCCTGAGAGGCGGTTACCGATTCGAAGGAAGCCCTTATAAAAATGGATCAACAATTGGAGATCTTAATAGCTATTCAGGTGGATTAGGCTATAGCTTTGGTGCTACTAAATTAGATTTGGCTTATTCATACCTGGAAAGAAAATCAAATCAGGGATTTTTTGAGACGGGTTTTACGGATAGCGCCAACATTTCATCAAAACTTAATAATGTTTCCCTGACTTTATTATTTGAATTGTAA
- a CDS encoding response regulator, protein MLEQILCIDDDPITLMLCKKVISKSEFSNEIITAQNGEEALLHFNTLKYTNNKNKANKKPELIFLDLNMPVMGGWEFLDHFTSEDYNEFNTAASVIVLSSTIDPEDLAKAKKYPIIIDFLSKPITQPMLEYLKKKIDI, encoded by the coding sequence ATGCTTGAGCAAATCTTATGCATTGATGACGATCCAATCACATTAATGCTATGCAAAAAAGTAATTTCAAAATCGGAGTTTTCGAATGAAATTATTACGGCTCAAAACGGCGAAGAAGCGCTACTCCACTTCAATACCCTAAAATACACCAACAATAAAAACAAGGCAAACAAAAAACCTGAACTTATTTTTTTAGACTTAAACATGCCTGTGATGGGTGGCTGGGAATTCCTGGATCACTTTACATCTGAAGATTACAATGAGTTTAATACCGCCGCAAGTGTCATTGTCTTATCTTCCACAATTGATCCTGAAGACTTAGCGAAAGCAAAAAAATATCCAATAATTATTGATTTCCTTTCAAAACCAATTACCCAGCCCATGTTGGAATATCTCAAAAAGAAGATTGACATTTAG
- the rimO gene encoding 30S ribosomal protein S12 methylthiotransferase RimO: MRTKSLKKNKINVITLGCSKNVYDSEVLMGQLRANGKEVQHEAPAAEEGNIIVINTCGFIDNAKAESVNMILEYADKKDKGLVDKVFVTGCLSERYRPDLEKEIPNVDQYFGTTELPQLLKALGADYKHELLGERLTTTPKNYAYLKIAEGCDRPCSFCAIPLMRGTHVSQPIEKLVKEAQGLAKNGVKELILIAQDLTYYGLDIYKKRNLAELLEELAKVEGIEWIRLHYAYPTGFPMDVLELMKREPKICNYIDIPLQHISDSILKSMRRGTTQAKTTQLLKDFRAAVPGMAIRTTLIVGYPGETQEDFEILKDFVQEMKFDRMGCFAYSHEENTHAYLLEDDVPADVKQARANEIMELQSQISWDLNQEKVGQVYKCIIDRKEGAHFVGRTEFDSPDVDNEVLIDASKHYVKTGEFVNIRIIEATEFDLYGEPA; encoded by the coding sequence ATGAGAACCAAGTCTTTAAAAAAGAACAAAATTAACGTAATCACTCTTGGGTGTTCGAAAAATGTATATGACAGTGAAGTGTTGATGGGACAGCTTCGTGCTAATGGCAAAGAAGTACAACATGAAGCACCTGCAGCAGAAGAAGGAAACATTATCGTAATAAACACTTGTGGTTTTATTGATAACGCAAAAGCCGAATCAGTAAATATGATTTTGGAATATGCTGATAAAAAAGACAAAGGATTAGTTGATAAGGTTTTTGTAACCGGATGTTTATCTGAACGCTACAGACCTGATTTAGAAAAAGAAATTCCGAACGTAGATCAATATTTTGGTACAACTGAATTACCTCAACTATTGAAAGCTTTAGGAGCCGATTATAAACATGAATTACTGGGAGAACGTTTAACTACTACTCCTAAAAATTACGCTTATTTAAAAATTGCCGAAGGTTGCGACAGACCTTGTAGTTTCTGTGCTATTCCGTTAATGAGAGGTACTCATGTTTCTCAACCAATTGAAAAACTGGTTAAAGAAGCCCAAGGATTAGCGAAAAACGGCGTTAAAGAATTAATTTTAATCGCTCAGGACTTAACTTATTATGGTCTTGATATTTATAAAAAGAGAAATCTTGCTGAACTTCTGGAAGAATTAGCAAAAGTAGAAGGTATTGAGTGGATTCGTTTACACTATGCTTATCCTACCGGTTTCCCGATGGACGTTTTGGAATTAATGAAACGCGAACCAAAAATTTGTAATTATATTGATATTCCGCTGCAGCATATTTCGGATTCTATTTTAAAATCAATGCGTCGTGGTACAACTCAGGCTAAAACGACTCAATTATTAAAAGATTTCCGCGCTGCTGTTCCCGGAATGGCAATCAGAACTACTTTAATTGTTGGTTACCCTGGTGAAACTCAGGAAGATTTTGAAATTTTAAAAGATTTTGTTCAGGAAATGAAATTTGACAGAATGGGATGTTTTGCTTATTCTCATGAAGAAAATACTCATGCTTATTTATTAGAAGATGATGTTCCCGCAGATGTAAAACAAGCCAGAGCAAATGAAATTATGGAATTGCAATCGCAAATTTCATGGGATTTGAATCAGGAGAAAGTTGGACAAGTTTACAAATGTATTATTGACAGAAAAGAAGGTGCCCATTTTGTAGGCAGAACAGAGTTTGATAGTCCGGATGTTGACAACGAAGTTTTGATTGATGCCTCTAAACATTATGTAAAAACTGGCGAATTTGTTAATATACGCATAATAGAAGCGACAGAATTTGATTTATACGGAGAACCTGCTTAA
- the proS gene encoding proline--tRNA ligase, whose translation MSKNLTTRSEDYSKWYNELVVKADLAENSGVRGCMVIKPYGYAIWEKMQAELDRMFKETGHQNAYFPLFVPKSMFEAEEKNAEGFAKECAIVTHYRLKNDPDKPGKLMVDPNAKLEEELIVRPTSEAIIWSTYKGWVQSYRDLPLLINQWANVVRWEMRTRLFLRTAEFLWQEGHTAHATKAEAIEESEKMMNVYADFVENFMAIPVVKGIKTETERFAGADETYCIEALMQDGKALQAGTSHFLGQNFAKAFDVKFANAEGKQEHVWGTSWGVSTRLMGALVMTHSDDQGLVLPPNLAPIQVVIVPIYKTDEQLAEITIAVNDLTAKLKKLKISVKYDDRTTQKPGFKFAEWELKGVPVRIAVGPKDLENGTFEVARRDTLTKEVVSAEGIVTYVNDLLEQIQADLFNKALDYRNTHITEVNSFEEFKEILDGKAGFVSAHWDGTAATEEKIKDLTKATIRCIPLDSVEEAGTCVFTGNPSTKRVLFAKAY comes from the coding sequence ATGAGTAAGAACCTCACTACAAGATCAGAAGATTATTCGAAATGGTATAACGAACTGGTTGTTAAAGCAGATTTAGCCGAAAATTCAGGAGTTAGAGGATGTATGGTTATTAAACCGTACGGATATGCCATTTGGGAAAAAATGCAGGCGGAGTTAGATCGAATGTTCAAAGAGACAGGACATCAAAATGCATATTTTCCTTTATTCGTGCCGAAAAGCATGTTTGAAGCGGAAGAGAAAAATGCAGAAGGATTTGCAAAAGAGTGTGCAATTGTAACGCATTATAGATTAAAGAATGATCCGGATAAACCCGGAAAATTAATGGTTGATCCAAATGCTAAATTAGAGGAAGAACTTATTGTTCGTCCGACTAGTGAGGCGATCATTTGGTCTACATATAAAGGATGGGTGCAATCTTATAGAGATTTGCCTTTATTGATTAATCAATGGGCTAATGTTGTTCGTTGGGAAATGCGTACGCGTTTGTTTTTAAGAACTGCAGAATTTTTGTGGCAGGAAGGGCATACTGCGCATGCTACAAAAGCAGAAGCTATAGAGGAATCTGAAAAAATGATGAATGTTTATGCTGATTTTGTGGAGAACTTCATGGCAATTCCGGTTGTAAAAGGTATAAAAACTGAAACAGAACGTTTTGCCGGTGCAGATGAAACCTATTGTATCGAAGCTTTGATGCAGGATGGAAAAGCACTACAAGCTGGTACTTCTCATTTTTTAGGACAAAATTTCGCAAAAGCTTTTGATGTGAAGTTTGCGAATGCTGAAGGTAAGCAAGAGCATGTTTGGGGGACTTCATGGGGGGTTTCAACTCGTTTAATGGGAGCTTTGGTTATGACTCACTCTGATGATCAGGGATTGGTATTGCCTCCGAATTTAGCGCCTATACAAGTTGTAATTGTTCCTATATATAAGACAGATGAGCAATTAGCTGAAATTACAATTGCTGTTAATGATTTAACTGCGAAGTTAAAAAAGTTGAAGATCTCTGTTAAATATGATGACAGAACTACTCAAAAACCAGGATTCAAGTTTGCTGAATGGGAATTGAAGGGTGTGCCTGTTAGAATCGCGGTTGGTCCAAAAGATTTAGAAAATGGAACTTTTGAGGTTGCGAGACGAGATACATTGACAAAAGAGGTTGTTTCTGCTGAAGGAATTGTTACTTATGTAAATGATCTGTTAGAACAGATTCAGGCTGATTTATTTAATAAAGCATTGGACTATCGTAATACACATATTACGGAAGTAAATAGTTTTGAGGAATTTAAGGAAATTTTAGATGGTAAAGCAGGGTTTGTATCGGCTCATTGGGATGGTACGGCTGCTACTGAAGAGAAAATAAAAGACTTAACAAAAGCAACAATTCGTTGTATTCCTTTGGATAGTGTAGAGGAGGCGGGAACCTGTGTGTTTACTGGGAATCCATCTACAAAAAGAGTGTTATTTGCGAAGGCATATTAA
- a CDS encoding T9SS type A sorting domain-containing protein, which yields MKLKNYHFLILLLNFALYATNKHSKITADPKVNIEISNITTNGLVLPDNTISFNGVEDLEIEFDVKASYTGTNSKYFDGLLNCYYYEPNSFDNEIAQYYNNGVVPQYLFQNTAKLQYSNGTYTYINRKKLRFKRSTLYNTGCSIVFRYRTETLTTDISNKLTYKITGGTKTGNEPYKPATATVNVNNISYSDGLPLINNKIIVPDNEGNEVGTRYINLSFNYSCNYGSQLPKGYYPGFVIQIARENLGSTNLTEYISPIYTSGTFTFNNLKIKSSDLSTNAKLRILFNFQEVEIDLNCGIAQSAKPILYNTIANNQTLNIGEVSKPITYNTPYADYTIRDPRYPSSRPTYDFRYVTLFKWQVKTQNNDWTDIPGQTSIGYSPNKTFTENTSYRRIAFYDGQYNISNTIAITLVDANLQNSICCNQNLPSADSQPQEIIGNTLSTNNYTYQWQICKEPTSNPPIWTDIPNATNQNYKHTFTEVATRGTENTAFRRLINLNALTISTSNQINIQRRTGTIVGSTRILSNTDSFTQDTNSKEINVLNIYPNPIIDHFFIEGEFDINNIYLYDSFGIKANIEKKQISINLSQIDVTKLLPGIYILKIDNTSFSKTIIKN from the coding sequence ATGAAATTAAAAAATTACCATTTCCTCATCCTTTTGCTTAATTTTGCTTTATACGCAACAAATAAGCACTCTAAGATTACTGCCGACCCAAAAGTCAATATTGAAATATCAAATATTACAACAAATGGCTTAGTATTACCTGATAATACAATCAGCTTTAATGGTGTTGAAGACTTAGAAATAGAATTTGATGTGAAGGCATCTTATACAGGAACTAATAGTAAATATTTTGACGGACTTTTAAACTGCTATTACTACGAACCCAACTCATTTGATAATGAAATAGCACAATATTATAATAATGGTGTTGTACCACAGTATCTATTTCAAAACACTGCAAAATTACAATATAGCAATGGAACTTATACCTATATTAATAGAAAAAAATTACGTTTTAAAAGAAGCACTCTATACAATACAGGATGCTCTATTGTTTTTAGATACAGAACAGAAACCTTAACTACTGACATTTCAAATAAATTAACTTACAAAATTACTGGGGGAACAAAAACAGGAAATGAACCATATAAGCCCGCAACAGCAACTGTAAACGTGAATAATATATCCTATAGCGATGGACTTCCATTAATTAATAACAAAATAATTGTTCCTGATAATGAGGGAAACGAAGTAGGAACAAGATACATCAATCTATCTTTTAACTACAGCTGCAATTACGGTTCACAACTTCCTAAGGGTTATTATCCGGGCTTTGTAATTCAAATAGCACGAGAAAATTTGGGTTCAACAAATCTAACCGAATATATTTCCCCCATTTATACAAGTGGAACATTTACATTTAACAATCTTAAAATAAAATCATCTGATTTATCAACAAATGCTAAATTAAGAATTTTGTTTAATTTTCAAGAAGTAGAAATAGATTTAAATTGCGGAATAGCGCAAAGTGCCAAACCAATATTATATAATACAATCGCAAATAATCAAACATTAAATATTGGAGAAGTATCAAAACCCATAACATATAATACACCTTATGCAGATTATACAATACGTGATCCAAGATATCCAAGTAGTAGACCAACTTATGATTTTAGATATGTCACACTGTTCAAATGGCAAGTAAAAACCCAAAACAACGATTGGACAGATATTCCGGGTCAAACTTCTATCGGTTATTCTCCAAATAAAACTTTTACAGAAAATACATCTTATCGAAGAATAGCATTTTATGATGGTCAATACAACATAAGTAATACAATTGCAATTACATTAGTAGATGCAAATTTACAAAATTCAATTTGTTGCAATCAAAATTTACCATCGGCAGATAGTCAACCTCAAGAAATAATAGGAAATACACTAAGTACAAATAATTATACCTATCAGTGGCAAATCTGCAAAGAACCGACATCCAACCCTCCAATATGGACGGATATTCCAAATGCAACAAATCAAAATTATAAACATACTTTTACTGAAGTTGCAACTAGAGGAACTGAAAATACGGCTTTCCGAAGATTAATAAACCTTAATGCGTTAACAATTAGCACAAGTAATCAAATAAATATCCAAAGAAGGACAGGAACAATAGTCGGTTCAACAAGAATTTTAAGCAATACAGATTCATTTACACAGGATACAAATAGTAAAGAAATCAATGTGCTAAATATATATCCAAATCCAATAATTGATCACTTTTTCATTGAAGGAGAGTTTGATATTAACAATATTTATCTTTATGATTCTTTCGGAATAAAAGCAAATATTGAAAAAAAACAAATATCTATTAACTTATCACAAATTGACGTTACAAAACTATTACCTGGAATATATATATTAAAAATTGATAACACAAGCTTTTCAAAAACAATAATAAAAAACTAG
- the rpsT gene encoding 30S ribosomal protein S20 codes for MANHKSALKRIRSNEKRRVLNRYQHKTTRNAIKALRLATEKSDAASKLSTVISMIDKLAKKNIIHDNKASNLKSKLTKHVAKL; via the coding sequence ATGGCAAATCATAAGTCAGCATTAAAAAGAATCAGAAGTAACGAAAAAAGAAGAGTTCTTAACAGATACCAACATAAAACTACTCGTAATGCTATTAAAGCATTAAGATTAGCTACTGAAAAATCTGATGCAGCTTCTAAATTATCAACTGTAATCTCTATGATTGATAAATTAGCTAAAAAGAACATCATTCATGATAATAAAGCTTCTAATTTGAAGTCTAAGTTAACAAAACATGTTGCTAAATTGTAA
- the typA gene encoding translational GTPase TypA gives MESIRNIAIIAHVDHGKTTLVDKIMYHCQLFRDNENTGDLILDNNDLERERGITITSKNVSVQYKGTKINIIDTPGHADFGGEVERVLNMADGVCLLVDAFEGPMPQTRFVLQKAIDLGLKPCVVINKVDKENCTPEEVHEKVFDLMFELGATEEQLDFPTVYGSAKNNWMSDDWRNQTDNIEPLLDMVIKNVPAPKVSEGTPQMLITSLDFSAFTGRIAIGRLERGVLNEGMPISLVKRDGKIIKSRIKELHTFEGLGRKKVQQVIAGDICAIIGVEGFEIGDTIADSENPEALQTIAIDEPTMSMLFTINDSPFFGKEGKFVTSRHIRERLTKELEKNLAMKLGETDSADKFMVFGRGVLHLSVLIETMRREGYELQIGQPQVIIKEIDGKKCEPIEELTIDLPENLSGRAVEFVTMRKGEMLSMETKGERMIVKFNIPSRGIIGLRNQLLTATAGEAIMAHRFIGYEPYKGEIAGRNKGSLISMEKGKAIPYSIDKLQDRGKFFVEPNAEIYEGQVIGENSRADDMCVNVTKEKKQSNVRSSGNDEKARIIPPIIFSLEEALEYIQKDEYVEVTPKSIRLRKIYLTETDRKRFKI, from the coding sequence ATGGAATCTATTAGAAACATTGCAATTATTGCCCACGTCGATCACGGTAAAACCACTTTGGTTGATAAAATTATGTATCACTGTCAATTATTTCGTGACAACGAAAATACAGGTGATTTAATTCTTGATAATAACGATTTAGAGCGTGAGAGAGGTATTACTATTACTTCTAAAAACGTATCAGTTCAATATAAAGGAACAAAAATCAATATTATTGACACTCCAGGCCACGCCGATTTTGGAGGTGAAGTAGAACGTGTATTGAACATGGCCGATGGTGTATGTTTGCTAGTGGATGCTTTTGAAGGTCCAATGCCACAAACTCGTTTTGTATTACAAAAAGCTATTGACTTAGGTCTTAAGCCATGTGTAGTTATCAATAAAGTAGATAAAGAAAACTGTACTCCTGAAGAAGTTCATGAAAAAGTTTTTGACTTAATGTTTGAATTAGGTGCTACTGAAGAGCAATTAGATTTTCCAACTGTTTATGGTTCTGCTAAAAACAACTGGATGTCTGATGATTGGAGAAACCAAACTGACAACATCGAGCCTTTATTGGATATGGTTATCAAAAATGTACCTGCTCCTAAAGTATCAGAAGGAACTCCTCAAATGTTGATTACATCTTTAGATTTCTCTGCTTTTACAGGTCGTATCGCTATTGGTCGTCTTGAGAGAGGTGTATTGAATGAAGGTATGCCAATTTCTTTGGTAAAAAGAGATGGTAAAATTATAAAATCACGTATTAAGGAATTACATACTTTTGAAGGTTTAGGCCGTAAAAAAGTACAACAAGTAATCGCTGGTGATATTTGTGCAATTATTGGAGTTGAAGGTTTTGAAATTGGAGATACTATCGCTGATTCTGAAAACCCTGAAGCTTTACAAACAATTGCTATCGATGAGCCTACAATGAGTATGTTGTTTACAATCAACGACTCACCTTTCTTTGGAAAAGAAGGTAAATTTGTAACTTCTCGTCATATTAGAGAAAGATTGACAAAAGAATTAGAGAAAAACTTAGCTATGAAGTTAGGTGAAACTGATTCTGCTGATAAATTCATGGTTTTTGGTCGTGGAGTACTTCACTTATCTGTTCTTATTGAAACAATGAGAAGAGAAGGTTATGAGTTGCAAATCGGTCAGCCACAAGTTATCATCAAAGAAATTGATGGTAAAAAATGTGAGCCAATTGAGGAATTGACAATCGACTTACCAGAAAACCTTTCAGGTAGAGCAGTTGAATTCGTTACAATGCGTAAAGGAGAAATGCTTTCTATGGAAACTAAAGGGGAACGTATGATTGTAAAATTTAATATTCCATCACGTGGAATTATTGGATTGCGTAACCAATTGCTTACTGCAACAGCTGGTGAGGCTATTATGGCACACCGTTTTATTGGATATGAGCCTTATAAAGGAGAAATTGCCGGACGTAACAAAGGTTCATTGATTTCTATGGAAAAAGGAAAAGCCATTCCTTATTCTATTGATAAATTGCAAGATCGTGGTAAGTTTTTTGTTGAACCAAATGCCGAAATTTACGAAGGTCAGGTAATTGGAGAAAACTCTCGTGCTGATGATATGTGTGTAAACGTAACTAAGGAGAAAAAACAGTCTAACGTACGTTCTTCTGGAAATGATGAAAAAGCCAGAATTATTCCTCCAATTATTTTCTCTCTTGAAGAAGCTTTAGAATACATTCAAAAAGATGAATATGTAGAGGTTACACCAAAATCTATTCGTTTGAGAAAAATCTATTTAACAGAAACTGATAGAAAAAGATTTAAAATCTAA
- a CDS encoding PAS domain-containing protein, which translates to MKSKTLQITLIYIIISLFMTIICHKLLTNYFSSTENYNLFLIKDFFFILTTGLVFKYILSKNEVRNKSVFEKLKQTNEEIKESNEKYDIVAKATSDTIWDWKIQEDSISWNKGIENVFGYNQEDVGTTSKWWFDKIHPEDSIRMSIKLYSFIEQKTEKWQDQYRFRCANGTYKYVLDRGFLLKDEKGRAIRMIGAIQDITKQKEEEQRLKLLETVITQSKDSILITEANSVSHRIPKIVYVNPAFSEMSGYHSNEIIGKSPNIFKGPKSDSEELKKLLRAIKNEEECLIETISYTKQKEEYWVRFSMIPIFNNEGVISHWISIQRDITDEKKLETEKEHLIRELTQNNKDLKQFSYITSHNLRAPLSNLIGLLNLIEDIPVDNLELEEIIAGFTKSTHLLNETINDLVKVIIIKDNPSMQKEEVSLKEVFENVFSQLSFQIELHKPIIKLKFDRVPLLNTNKAYIESILLNLLTNSIKYKSENRKLKISIMAEQIDHQAILTFKDNGIGIDLERNRDKIFGLYQRFHNYPDSKGLGLYLVKSQVETMGGTISIDSEVNKGTTFIITFKN; encoded by the coding sequence ATGAAAAGTAAAACTCTCCAAATTACTCTAATTTATATTATTATTTCGTTATTTATGACCATAATTTGTCATAAATTACTCACTAATTACTTTTCATCCACAGAAAACTACAATTTATTTCTTATAAAAGATTTTTTTTTCATTTTAACCACAGGACTGGTCTTCAAATATATACTTTCTAAAAATGAAGTCAGAAACAAATCTGTTTTTGAAAAATTAAAACAGACAAACGAAGAAATTAAAGAATCGAACGAAAAATATGATATTGTCGCCAAAGCGACAAGTGACACAATTTGGGACTGGAAAATCCAGGAAGATAGTATTAGCTGGAATAAAGGAATAGAAAACGTGTTTGGTTACAACCAAGAAGATGTAGGTACAACTTCAAAATGGTGGTTTGACAAAATTCATCCTGAAGACAGCATTAGAATGTCAATTAAATTATATTCGTTCATTGAGCAAAAAACAGAGAAATGGCAGGATCAATACCGTTTCAGATGTGCTAACGGAACCTATAAATACGTATTAGACCGGGGGTTTTTACTTAAAGACGAAAAAGGAAGAGCCATCAGAATGATTGGAGCTATTCAGGATATTACGAAACAAAAAGAGGAAGAACAGCGATTAAAACTTTTAGAAACCGTAATTACACAATCTAAAGACTCTATTTTAATAACAGAAGCCAATTCTGTGAGCCATAGAATTCCAAAAATAGTATACGTAAACCCTGCATTTTCTGAAATGTCAGGATATCATTCCAACGAAATTATAGGAAAATCTCCAAACATTTTCAAAGGACCAAAATCCGACTCTGAGGAGTTAAAAAAACTTTTAAGAGCTATTAAAAATGAAGAAGAATGTTTAATCGAAACTATCAGCTACACTAAACAAAAAGAAGAATACTGGGTTCGTTTTTCAATGATTCCAATTTTCAACAATGAAGGCGTGATTTCGCACTGGATATCAATACAAAGAGACATTACAGATGAGAAAAAACTAGAAACAGAAAAAGAACACCTAATTCGCGAACTAACCCAAAACAACAAGGATTTAAAACAGTTTTCATACATCACATCACACAATCTTAGAGCCCCTCTATCCAATTTAATTGGACTTTTAAATCTTATAGAAGATATCCCTGTCGATAATCTGGAACTTGAGGAAATCATCGCAGGATTTACAAAGTCGACACACCTTCTGAACGAAACCATCAATGATCTCGTAAAAGTCATCATTATTAAAGACAATCCTTCAATGCAAAAAGAAGAGGTTTCACTAAAAGAAGTATTCGAAAACGTATTTAGTCAATTATCATTTCAAATAGAATTACACAAACCAATCATCAAACTTAAATTCGACAGAGTACCTTTACTAAATACAAACAAAGCCTATATAGAAAGCATTTTACTCAACTTACTAACGAATTCCATTAAATACAAATCTGAAAATCGGAAATTAAAAATATCAATAATGGCTGAGCAAATAGACCACCAGGCCATATTAACTTTTAAGGACAACGGAATTGGCATAGATCTTGAAAGAAACCGTGACAAGATTTTTGGTCTTTATCAAAGATTCCATAATTATCCCGATAGTAAAGGATTAGGATTGTATCTGGTAAAATCGCAGGTCGAAACCATGGGCGGAACAATTAGCATCGATAGCGAAGTCAACAAAGGAACCACATTTATAATAACATTTAAAAATTAA